In the genome of Candidatus Microbacterium phytovorans, one region contains:
- a CDS encoding ABC transporter ATP-binding protein encodes MTSVIEVKHLTKRYRDTVAADDVSFTIEKDTIYGLLGRNGAGKTTVMSILTAQNFATSGDVRVFGEHPYENAKVLRRMCFVRESQKYPDDAKPAHAFQMARLFFENWDQALADRLIADFQLPMTKTIKKLSRGQLSAVGVIIGLASRAEITFFDEPYLGLDAVARQLFYDRLLEDYAAHPRTIILSSHLIDEVSNLLERVIVIDGGRIIMDEETDAVRGRAATIVGDAAAVDAFVAGREVIHRESLGRVASVTVLGELTGADHARLREEGLDVAPVSLQQLIVRTTQHAAGASADRGVKEGSLS; translated from the coding sequence AGGACACGATCTACGGCCTCCTCGGCCGGAACGGGGCCGGCAAGACCACGGTCATGTCGATCCTCACGGCGCAGAACTTCGCCACGAGCGGCGACGTGCGCGTCTTCGGCGAGCACCCGTACGAGAACGCCAAGGTGCTGCGCCGCATGTGCTTCGTCCGCGAGAGCCAGAAGTACCCCGACGACGCGAAGCCCGCCCACGCGTTCCAGATGGCGCGGCTCTTCTTCGAGAACTGGGACCAGGCCCTCGCCGATCGTCTCATCGCCGACTTCCAGCTGCCGATGACCAAGACGATCAAGAAGCTCTCGCGCGGCCAGCTCAGCGCCGTCGGCGTGATCATCGGCCTGGCATCCCGCGCGGAGATCACTTTCTTCGACGAGCCCTATCTCGGACTGGATGCCGTCGCCCGCCAGCTCTTCTACGACCGGCTGCTCGAGGACTACGCCGCGCACCCGCGCACGATCATCCTGTCCAGCCATCTGATCGACGAGGTGTCGAATCTCCTCGAGCGCGTGATCGTCATCGACGGCGGCCGGATCATCATGGACGAGGAGACGGATGCCGTGCGCGGTCGCGCCGCGACGATCGTCGGCGACGCCGCAGCGGTCGACGCGTTCGTCGCCGGCCGCGAGGTGATCCACCGCGAGAGCCTGGGCCGCGTCGCCTCGGTCACGGTCCTCGGCGAACTCACCGGGGCGGACCACGCCCGGCTCCGCGAGGAGGGACTGGACGTCGCTCCGGTCTCGCTCCAGCAGTTGATCGTCCGCACCACGCAGCACGCGGCCGGCGCGTCCGCCGACCGCGGCGTCAAGGAAGGGAGCCTGTCGTGA